From Pristiophorus japonicus isolate sPriJap1 chromosome 1, sPriJap1.hap1, whole genome shotgun sequence, a single genomic window includes:
- the LOC139260051 gene encoding myb-related transcription factor, partner of profilin-like — protein sequence MEESSDRRRDKPFSEEANEALVDIVSTRWEDLTRGGHRKPPPRAYRRIWVEIADVVTSESNEARTLDQCCKRWNSLLAAARKKISINQREQCRTGGGSAMFHALSGYEELAVALVGPESRSVTTRGVAEPTLDSRQVSVVSMDTSTTPEPS from the exons ATGGAGGAATCAAGTGATAGGCGAAGggacaagcccttcagcgaggaggccaatgaggccctcgttgaTATAGTGAGCACGAGGTGGGAGGatttgacacggggtgggcataggaaacctccaccccgtgcatataggaGGATATGggtagagattgccgacgtggtcacgtcggaATCGAATGAAGCGCGCACACTGGACCAGTGCTGCAAAaggtggaacagcctgctggcagcagctaga aagaagatatctatcaaccagaGAGAGCAATGTAGGACGGGCGGCGGCTCTGCTATGTTCCATGCATTAAGcggatacgaggagcttgcggtggccttggtggggcccgaaagccgttcggtcacaacccgtggtgtggccgaacccacccttgattcAC gtcaagtgtccgtgGTGTCAATGGATACCTCCACTACTCCAGAGCCATCATAA